From a single Aquarana catesbeiana isolate 2022-GZ linkage group LG09, ASM4218655v1, whole genome shotgun sequence genomic region:
- the LOC141108818 gene encoding transforming growth factor beta activator LRRC32-like codes for MSRLHNLEDMDLHHNHLETIEPGALNSLTSLHSLNLASNRLHKCSASHRGVFDGMRSLRRLSFANNNLDGEAVLCYLSNVTSLVHLDLSRNAIVFLFPGMFDGIPRLSELDLSNNFIDEIQSGTFDSLKDLRVLNLAENAIRCISSFDLHQLHSLNLSSNIIEFFLTKEAGEHHQLISLDLSRNNLRHFPVLTGFQMVQHVNLSGNDIADLVPLSNATEEDDGEGWSWYEAAADLDLPTAIENSFSRLSNVRHLDLSSNQLAAFPWSYLSKMRKLSHLLLSGNCLQNLMATKVSETIKGLDVTLQLLKVIDLQANSIHFIPKWIFNFLPEIEHINLKSNKIGFCSSHAIRKKRPAINQQGCSTFSGAPNLHYLNLQKNNITHLPPRVFDRTPLVSLDLSHNPTLEIQETALDELSQSLQVLSVDSNGMEDSQMNLPCLQSLRSLEASNNQLTRVPSGLKCSSIESLDLRNNSLKTLNEATASQWKDSLRYVSISGNPLDCCWLAWLDLLLAAKVDVRDLEKAHCVYAKSERSVPINDTRHDYRCTRPMDDGYLKIAVIVLSGSFTLISVICYVHKRRDRKLCMACRTRSSKVAPETPAPAKGFNADGKQVCFTISRNELD; via the coding sequence ATGTCAAGGCTGCACAACCTCGAGGATATGGATCTTCACCACAATCACCTGGAAACCATCGAGCCTGGAGCCCTGAACTCTCTGACCAGCCTCCATTCTCTGAACCTGGCCTCCAACAGGCTGCACAAGTGTTCTGCCTCTCACAGAGGAGTCTTCGACGGCATGCGGAGCCTCAGAAGATTGAGCTTCGCAAACAACAACTTGGACGGTGAGGCGGTGCTCTGTTACTTATCAAACGTTACTTCACTAGTTCATCTAGACCTATCACGGAATGCTATTGTGTTTCTGTTCCCTGGAATGTTTGATGGAATTCCTCGGCTATCAGAGTTGGATCTGTCCAATAACTTCATAGATGAGATACAAAGTGGTACTTTTGACTCACTGAAGGATCTGCGAGTTTTGAACCTCGCTGAAAACGCCATTCGATGCATTTCAAGCTTTGATCTACACCAGCTGCACTCTCTGAACCTGAGCTCCAATATCATTGAGTTCTTTCTCACGAAAGAAGCTGGAGAACACCATCAGCTAATCAGCCTAGACCTCAGCCGCAACAATCTTCGGCATTTTCCAGTTCTGACCGGATTCCAGATGGTGCAACACGTCAACCTCTCCGGAAACGACATCGCCGACCTGGTCCCTTTATCCAATGCGACAGAAGAAGACGACGGCGAGGGCTGGTCATGGTACGAAGCCGCTGCAGACTTGGACTTGCCAACGGCCATTGAAAATTCCTTTTCACGATTATCAAATGTAAGACATTTGGATCTGAGCAGCAACCAATTGGCCGCGTTTCCCTGGAGTTatttatccaaaatgagaaaactTAGTCATTTATTGCTTTCCGGGAACTGCCTTCAGAACCTGATGGCCACAAAGGTCTCGGAGACCATAAAAGGCTTGGATGTAACTTTGCAATTATTAAAGGTTATAGATCTTCAAGCCAATTCTATTCACTTCATCCCGAAATGGATATTTAATTTCCTGCCCGAAATTGAGCATATTAATCTTAAAAGCAACAAGATTGGATTTTGCTCAAGCCATGCCATTAGAAAGAAGAGACCTGCAATAAATCAGCAGGGCTGCAGTACGTTTTCTGGTGCTCCTAATCTTCATTACTTAAACTTACAAAAGAACAACATAACGCATCTTCCGCCCCGTGTGTTTGACCGGACACCTCTAGTATCTCTAGATCTATCCCATAATCCAACGTTAGAGATACAAGAGACGGCCCTGGACGAGCTGAGCCAATCCTTGCAGGTGCTTTCAGTCGACAGCAACGGGATGGAGGACTCTCAGATGAACCTTCCATGTCTACAGTCCTTAAGGTCTTTGGAGGCATCCAATAATCAGCTCACTAGAGTTCCATCTGGTTTGAAATGCTCCTCAATCGAGAGTTTAGACCTTCGAAATAATTCTCTGAAGACTCTAAATGAAGCGACGGCTTCCCAATGGAAGGACAGCCTCAGATATGTTTCCATCAGTGGTAATCCACTCGATTGCTGCTGGCTGGCATGGCTGGATCTCCTACTGGCGGCTAAGGTAGACGTTCGGGATCTTGAGAAAGCACATTGCGTCTACGCAAAGAGCGAGAGAAGCGTCCCCATTAACGACACCCGTCACGATTATCGCTGCACCCGCCCGATGGACGATGGTTACCTCAAGATTGCGGTCATCGTTCTTTCCGGATCCTTCACCCTAATATCCGTTATATGTTACGTCCACAAAAGACGAGATAGAAAGCTTTGCATGGCATGCAGGACCAGGAGCAGCAAGGTGGCCCCTGAAACCCCCGCCCCAGCAAAAGGCTTCAACGCTGACGGAAAACAAGTCTGCTTTACCATCAGTAGAAATGAATTAGATTGA